In the genome of Verrucomicrobiota bacterium, the window AAGCCGCTCCTGGAAGGCGGTCCGAGGGTCTTCCGCTAGGGCCGAGACCGAGAGCAGGAGGGTGAGAAAGAGGATCGTTTTCATGAGGTGGGACGTTTGCGTTGGGAAAAAGCCAAGAGGGAGAGGAAACCGAGGAGCGAGACCTGAGGCTCAGGGATGGCGGCGGCTTGGAAAATGGCGAATTCCGGCTCGTCGATCCTGGTGGCAAAGAGCACGTCTTGGTTGCCCGGTGAGCCGATGTCTTCCAAGGCCCAGACGCCCCAAGTCGTCGATTGGTAGCTTTCGTCCACGTCGGCCGCGGCGACGCTGTCCAGCCAGCTCTGGGCCAAGAGCAGGGCATTGGCTTCGGTCGTGCTCGATTGATCGCCGAGATACATGTTCCCGGCGGCATCCAGGAGCGAGAGGTCGCTGTCGTGGGTCAGCTCCCAGAGGGCCAACTGGAAGGCTTGAGTGTTGGGGCTGGCTTGGCTCATGGTCCAATCGCTCAACTCGTCAGCGGTGTAGAAATTGTCGTAGAGGTAGCGAACCCGGGCAGCGCGGAAGGCGCCGATGCCCCCTTCCGGGATGGACGCGCTGGTGTGCCCGGCCTCGCCCGCGCGACCACGGGAGACGTTCTCCAAGGAGGTGATGTTGAAAGTGTATTCGTTCGTCCCAATGGACTCCCCGAGTTCGCCGCAGAAGGTCATGTAAGCGTGATCAAAATCATACGACGTCCCGCCAATGTTCGAGATCTCCACTTGAAAGCCGATCGCATAAATCGAAGAGAGCGAGGTATCGCCAGTGGAGGAAAAGTTTTCGTAAGTGTTTCCGCTGTCGACCTCCGTGTCGAGCGACACCGTGAACGTGATGGTTTCATCAGCCATAGCTGAAGAAACCAAGCAGAGAGCGAGCGGAAGCAGGCTCGCCAAGAAATCCTTTCGGGGAGTCATGGGATGTCAGAGGAACACTCAAGCCCTGACAGTATGACCGTTTCCCAGCGATGATTCAATAAAAATCGCTATTATTATAATTTTGATACTAAAGCTCCTCGGACCTTTTTCGCGGTCGGGAGGAAAGAGCCGGCCGCAGGCACCACATCGGCAGGCAGCTCAGGAGAGATGCCATCAGCCGGACCCAGGCGCCCGGAAAGACGCAGGGACGGTCTTTTTCTAGCCCTCGTAGGCCGGCTGACACGGCCCGGGCGGGGCTGATCTCCATGCGACGAGAGGCTTTCTGGTAGTCGGGCCCTAATTCCTCCCCCGGACGGATGGAGGAGAGACCAAATTCTGTGGGGACGGGCCCGGGGCAGAGCGCCGTCACGCGAATGCCCTGCTCCTGCAACTCGATGCGAAGGGCTTCTGAGAAACTGGTGACGTAGGCCTTGCTGGCGGCGTAGGCTGCGAAGTCGGGGATGGGCGCGCAACTGGCGAGCGAGCTGACATGGAGGATCCCAGCGGGGGCTTCCTGGCGGAGCAGGGGGAGAAGCCGATGCGTGAGGGCGGTCAGGGCTTCGATATTGACCCGGAGAAGCTGTTGCACGCGCTCCCAATCGGAGGTCGCGAATTCCCCGTAGTCGCCCAGTCCGGCGTTGTTGACCAACAGGCCGAGGGCGGCTTGCTCTCGCTTGAGCCAAGTGAGGGTTGTTTCGGCGGCGGAAGGGGCCCCCAAGTCGAGAGGGAGGACGCCGACTTCCAGTCCTGGATGAGCGCGCTCCAGCTCGTCGCGCAGGGCCGCGAGGCGGTCCCGGCGCCGAGCTACCAGCCATAGTTTTTTGGCACGCGGGGCCAGCTGCCGGGCAAACTCTTCGCCCAAGCCAGCGGAGGCTCCTGTGACCAGGGCCTCGATGCCATCAAGCGAGAAACCCATGGCAGGCCCTAGACCCCGGCCCGGAAGCCAAGCGAGGCTGGCTCACTCAGGGAGCCTGCCAGGCAGCCCTTCAAAATTTCCACATCCTCCCCTGTTCGGCGTCGGCGAAGACCTGGGGGCTCTTCATGTAGGACATGGGCGGATTCGGGAGAGGGGCGTCATCCAGGCGGGGGAGCTTGGCGCCGATGGTGTCATCCCAGGGCTGACGGCTCGCCACGCTCACGGGGGTGCCCACTTGAACCAGGTTGAACGTCTTGCGCGCGGTGTTGAGCGGCAAGCGAACGCAGCCTGCGGTGCACGGGTAGGGCTTCACAAAGCCCCAGTGCATGCCGTAAGCCGGGCTGTAAAAGGACATCCAATAGGTCATGGGGTAGCCTCGCCCCGGCTCTCCAAAACGGCGGCGTTCCTTGGTCTTGCTGGTGATCCGATGGAGGCCAGGGGGGGTCGGGGAAGTGGCTCTCCCGACGGAGACTGGAGAAGCCAGAAGGACCTTTTCTCCCTCGGTCACATAAATCCGCTGGGCCCCAGTGCTGATGTGGACCTTCACTTGGGAGGCGCTGGATGGACTGGCGACCGGGGGGTCGAAGTCGAAGGAAGTCATTTGGCTGCGGGTCGTCTTGCAGGAGCTGAGAGAGCCCACTGCCAGCAAGGCCGCTGCCACCAAAAGTCGTTGGGAGAAGGAGTGCATGAGAAGAAACTTGGCGAGCGGTAGCTTCTGCCCAATCGAAAACTTTTCAACGAAAGTTGCGGGGCGCTTTGGCCTCTTCCCTTCCCTTTTGCCAGGAGATCCCGGTGGCCAGCTTGACCCAGCTAGGAGATCACTCCACGACCTCGGGCCAATCCGTGTGGAAGAACTCGCCTTCCGGTTTGTCGAGCCGCTCGTAGGTGTGCGCTCCGAAGAAGTCCCGCTGGGCTTGCAGGAGATTGGCGGAGAGCGTCTCGCTGCGGTAGCTGTCGTAGTAGCCCAGGCTGGCACTGAAGGCCGGCACCGGAATGCCATTACTCATGGCCAAGGCCACCATCTCGCGCCAAGCGGCCTGCTTGGTATTGAGGATTTCCTTGAAGAAGGGGGCCAGCATGAGATTGGAGAGCTTGGGATTCTCGCGGTAGGCGTCGGTGATGCGATTGAGGAAGCGGGCTCGGATGATGCAGCCTCCGCGCCAGATCTTGGCGATTTCTCCCAAGTTGATGTCCCAGCCTTGTTTTTCACTGAGGTCGATGATGAGGTCGAGACCCTGGGCATAGGAGATGATTTTGGAGGCATAGAGCGCATCGGCCACCTTGGTCTTCAGCTCTTCCTTGCTCAGGCCAATCTTGGCTTCGGGGCCTTGCAGATGGGGGGCGGCCGCCACTCGGGCTTTTTTCATGGAGGAGAGAATCCGGGCTTCCACGGCTGCGTTGATGGTCGAGACGACCACCGCATTCTCGACCGCGCCCATGACGGTCCATCGTCCGGTGCCCTTTTGGCCGGCTTTGTCGACGATGAGATCGACGATGTGTTGCCCGGTTTCGGGGTCCTTTTGTTCAAAGACTTTGGAGGTGATTTGGATGAGGTAGCTCTCCAAGTCCCCCGTGTTCCATTCGGCGAAGACTTCCGCCAACTCTTGGTTGCTGAAACCGGCTGCCTTGAAGATGGAATAGGCTTCACAGATGAGCTGCATGTCTCCATATTCGATCCCGTTGTGGACCATCTTTACGTAATGCCCCGCTCCGCCTGGCCCGATGTAGGTGACACAAGGTTCGCCATCGACCTTGGCCGAAATCGCTTCGAAGATGGGCTGGATGACTTCCCAGCTCGAACGCACTCCGCCTGGCATGATGGAAGGCCCTTTGAGCGCTCCCTCCTCTCCCCCAGAAACGCCGGAACCCAGGAACCGGAAGCCCTTGGCCTCGAGGGCGGTGGCGCGGCGTTCGGAATCGGTCCAGAGGCTGTTTCCACCATCGATGATGAGGTCCCCCTCTTCCAGAAGGGGCTCGAGGGATTCGATGACCCGATCGACGGGCGCGCCTGCCTTGACCATAATCATGACTTTGCGAGGGCGCTCCAGGCTGGCCACGAAGGCTTCGAGGGATTCGCAGGCCACCAACTTTTTGCCGGGATTGGCCTCCACAAAGTCGGTCATGGTGGCGGTGGTCCGATTGTAGACGGACACCTGAAAGCCACGGCTTTCCACGTTGAGAACCAGGTTTTGCCCCATGACTGCGAGGCCGATCAATCCAAAATCACTTTTGACTTCCATATTAAGACTACTGAAGAGGTTGGGGTGCGTTCCTTAGCTGCGGAGCCCCACACTGTAAATGACAATCTGAAAAACGATGGCAAAGCCCCGTCTCTGGAATCTCCCCAACCTGCTGACTGTCTCTCGGATCGTGATGACGGCCGGCCTGGTGGGGGCCATGTCTGTCGGCGGAGCGGTCGGATTTGCTTGGGCCTTGGGCTTGTTCGCGCTGGCCTCGGTCACTGATTTTTTGGACGGCTACCTTGCCCGGAAATGGGGCCTCATCAGCAACTTCGGGAAACTCATGGACCCGCTGGCGGACAAGGTGCTCGTGCTGGCGGCCTTCTTGCTTTTGAGCGTCCAGGGAGCCGTTCCTGCCTGGATCACGGTGGTGCTGCTGACCCGGGAATTGCTGGTCACGGGGCTGCGCTCGCTCGCGGCCGAGCGAGGGGAGGTTCTCCCAGCGGACCACTGGGGGAAAGTCAAAACCGTGGTCCAAGTGGTTTGTGTTCTCTTTTGGCTGAGTGCCCTGGCCTTTCAGGGGATGAAAGAGGCGCTGGTGTGGGGGCTGGGAAATGGGCTGCTCGCCGTGACCCTGCTGGCGACCGTTGGCTCGGGCTTCAACTACCTATGGAAATCACGTTCTCTCTTTTTGGAGAGAGAGAACGAGGGAGAAAGCAAGGGGAGCGGGACTTGAGGTGCCTACCTTTTTGGGCCGTCCAGGATTGGGCTCGGAGGGCTTGGTGATTTGAGTCTGCCGATCGACCGCGCTTCAGCGCCTCTTCCCCACACCACCTCCCCTCCATTCTACCAGTGAATTCTGGAGGTTGGTATGAGGTGTGGAAGGGCCAAAAAAGAAGACCGCTCTCTCTCGAAAGCGGTCTTTTATGAAAAGTGGTTGGAAGGAGACAGGGACCTTTTACTCGAAGGCTCCTCGGCGCTGCACTTCGACGATGTCTCCGGGTTGCAAGGAAACAGTTTTGTCCTGGTCCTTTCGGAGGTCATACTCGATCGGCTGCCGGCCATCTCGAATCAGTCGGACTCGCTGCGCCCCCCACTGCGGAT includes:
- the gnd gene encoding decarboxylating NADP(+)-dependent phosphogluconate dehydrogenase, with the protein product MEVKSDFGLIGLAVMGQNLVLNVESRGFQVSVYNRTTATMTDFVEANPGKKLVACESLEAFVASLERPRKVMIMVKAGAPVDRVIESLEPLLEEGDLIIDGGNSLWTDSERRATALEAKGFRFLGSGVSGGEEGALKGPSIMPGGVRSSWEVIQPIFEAISAKVDGEPCVTYIGPGGAGHYVKMVHNGIEYGDMQLICEAYSIFKAAGFSNQELAEVFAEWNTGDLESYLIQITSKVFEQKDPETGQHIVDLIVDKAGQKGTGRWTVMGAVENAVVVSTINAAVEARILSSMKKARVAAAPHLQGPEAKIGLSKEELKTKVADALYASKIISYAQGLDLIIDLSEKQGWDINLGEIAKIWRGGCIIRARFLNRITDAYRENPKLSNLMLAPFFKEILNTKQAAWREMVALAMSNGIPVPAFSASLGYYDSYRSETLSANLLQAQRDFFGAHTYERLDKPEGEFFHTDWPEVVE
- a CDS encoding L,D-transpeptidase; translated protein: MHSFSQRLLVAAALLAVGSLSSCKTTRSQMTSFDFDPPVASPSSASQVKVHISTGAQRIYVTEGEKVLLASPVSVGRATSPTPPGLHRITSKTKERRRFGEPGRGYPMTYWMSFYSPAYGMHWGFVKPYPCTAGCVRLPLNTARKTFNLVQVGTPVSVASRQPWDDTIGAKLPRLDDAPLPNPPMSYMKSPQVFADAEQGRMWKF
- the pgsA gene encoding CDP-diacylglycerol--glycerol-3-phosphate 3-phosphatidyltransferase translates to MAKPRLWNLPNLLTVSRIVMTAGLVGAMSVGGAVGFAWALGLFALASVTDFLDGYLARKWGLISNFGKLMDPLADKVLVLAAFLLLSVQGAVPAWITVVLLTRELLVTGLRSLAAERGEVLPADHWGKVKTVVQVVCVLFWLSALAFQGMKEALVWGLGNGLLAVTLLATVGSGFNYLWKSRSLFLERENEGESKGSGT
- a CDS encoding SDR family NAD(P)-dependent oxidoreductase, with translation MGFSLDGIEALVTGASAGLGEEFARQLAPRAKKLWLVARRRDRLAALRDELERAHPGLEVGVLPLDLGAPSAAETTLTWLKREQAALGLLVNNAGLGDYGEFATSDWERVQQLLRVNIEALTALTHRLLPLLRQEAPAGILHVSSLASCAPIPDFAAYAASKAYVTSFSEALRIELQEQGIRVTALCPGPVPTEFGLSSIRPGEELGPDYQKASRRMEISPARAVSAGLRGLEKDRPCVFPGAWVRLMASLLSCLPMWCLRPALSSRPRKRSEEL